Proteins encoded in a region of the Halarcobacter mediterraneus genome:
- a CDS encoding 7TM diverse intracellular signaling domain-containing protein, which yields MSILKIFLILCVNIIFLNANILVNNNTTKIDLLSKSEIFLDKTKTLSFEEVKNKKFESNTKSILSYGYNPNFDLWLKFSLSNKTNKKKIFIIEYDNCLTTSVQFFDPDNNYKMKQEGLFFIRDNRKTVNPYFLIELKPNETKTYFMNVNSEITTLIVGLKLWDIHKFYEKEVSHQFMLALFFGAMFVLLIYNLFIFFFTKDISYFYYVLYIFAIVFHQLVFVGIGNIYFYEKEFLFDIFNYAPLVVVLPIFTLALFTKSFLKLEQYPIHNKILNILILLVPINVLILLNIEELAKYRNHITIIILTYLMYVTIYALFKKNKQAKYIFIGWVIFFFSGSLMIMASIGYFNIYKYIPYFAEVSIVTEAIILSIALSNRIKILQEENDSINKTLILQKENEKERLEKQVFEKTKNLNYALEERELLLKELNHRVKNNMQTIVSLIRLQNDEIKNEKLNDILITIQNRISAMSYLHELLYTQNDMTFVNTSHYFKLICEEIQCSYNKEIIIDLDIKAQLRIEQAMYCGLILNELITNTFKYAYPKQKKGKVFISLEKNNGVYKLIVADEGVGFESKSNSLGLIIVENLAKRQLKGEIETYSSNGVKNIIEWKAGNEN from the coding sequence TTGAGCATACTAAAAATATTTCTTATTCTATGTGTTAATATAATTTTTTTAAATGCAAATATTTTAGTAAATAATAATACCACAAAGATAGATTTACTTTCTAAGTCTGAAATCTTTTTAGATAAAACAAAGACTTTATCTTTTGAAGAGGTTAAAAATAAAAAATTTGAATCTAATACTAAAAGTATTTTATCTTATGGGTATAACCCAAATTTTGATTTGTGGTTGAAATTTTCTTTATCAAATAAAACAAATAAGAAAAAAATATTTATAATTGAATATGATAATTGTTTAACAACAAGTGTACAATTTTTTGACCCTGATAATAATTATAAGATGAAACAAGAAGGCCTATTTTTTATTAGAGATAATAGAAAAACTGTAAATCCATATTTTTTAATAGAATTAAAACCAAATGAAACAAAAACATATTTTATGAATGTTAATAGTGAGATAACAACTTTAATAGTTGGTTTAAAATTGTGGGATATTCATAAGTTTTATGAAAAAGAAGTTTCTCACCAGTTTATGTTAGCACTATTTTTTGGTGCAATGTTTGTATTATTGATTTATAACTTATTTATATTCTTTTTTACGAAAGATATTAGTTATTTTTATTATGTTTTATATATTTTTGCTATTGTTTTTCATCAGTTGGTTTTTGTTGGAATTGGAAATATTTATTTTTATGAAAAAGAGTTTCTTTTTGATATTTTTAATTATGCCCCTTTAGTAGTAGTTTTACCTATTTTTACTTTAGCCTTATTTACAAAATCCTTTTTGAAATTAGAGCAATATCCTATACACAATAAGATTTTAAATATTTTAATATTACTTGTTCCTATAAATGTGCTAATATTGTTAAATATTGAAGAATTAGCAAAATATCGTAACCATATTACAATTATAATATTGACTTATTTGATGTATGTAACAATATATGCATTATTTAAAAAGAATAAACAAGCTAAATATATATTTATAGGTTGGGTAATTTTCTTTTTCTCTGGTTCTTTAATGATTATGGCAAGTATAGGGTATTTTAATATTTATAAATATATTCCTTATTTCGCAGAGGTTTCAATAGTAACAGAAGCAATAATATTGTCAATAGCTCTTTCTAATAGAATTAAAATCCTACAAGAAGAAAATGATAGTATTAATAAAACTTTGATTCTTCAAAAAGAGAATGAAAAAGAGCGTTTAGAAAAACAAGTTTTTGAAAAAACAAAAAATCTTAATTATGCATTAGAGGAAAGAGAGTTATTATTAAAAGAATTAAACCATAGAGTTAAGAATAATATGCAAACAATTGTTTCTTTAATAAGATTACAAAATGATGAAATAAAGAATGAAAAGTTAAATGATATTTTAATTACTATTCAAAATAGAATTAGTGCTATGAGTTATTTACATGAACTTCTATATACTCAAAATGATATGACCTTTGTAAATACAAGTCACTATTTTAAACTTATTTGTGAAGAGATTCAATGTAGTTACAATAAAGAGATTATAATAGATTTAGATATAAAAGCACAACTAAGAATAGAACAGGCAATGTATTGTGGTTTAATTTTAAATGAATTAATTACAAATACATTTAAATATGCATATCCAAAGCAAAAGAAAGGAAAAGTTTTTATTAGTTTAGAAAAAAATAATGGAGTTTATAAGTTAATAGTTGCTGATGAAGGAGTTGGTTTTGAGTCTAAGTCAAACTCTTTAGGTTTGATTATTGTTGAGAATTTAGCAAAAAGACAGCTAAAAGGCGAAATTGAAACTTATTCAAGTAATGGTGTTAAAAATATTATAGAATGGAAAGCAGGAAATGAAAACTAA
- a CDS encoding DNA-processing protein DprA, with protein sequence MIRKIDFEIKELNLMKKYPKELFYIGNTQLLKKQKVSIVGSRRPSQYSQRFTHLLSQGLSQRDITVISGAAIGVDSIAHKSAKTENTIAVVANGLDIRYPAINEKLIKEIEKRGLMLSAYKQGEKARNYTFVLRNEIVVALGEILIVTHADEKSGTLSSINYALEMGKKVYTIPQRLDESKGILNYLKKGLITPIYNLEEFLNTFGDKKETTNELELYLKSFPSYEEAVKKYSNKILELELEGKIIIENGHIKPLS encoded by the coding sequence ATGATTAGAAAAATTGATTTTGAAATTAAAGAACTAAATTTAATGAAAAAATACCCAAAAGAACTATTTTATATAGGAAATACACAGTTATTAAAAAAACAAAAAGTTTCTATAGTAGGAAGTCGTCGTCCAAGTCAATACTCTCAAAGGTTTACTCATTTACTTTCTCAAGGCTTAAGTCAAAGAGACATTACTGTTATTAGTGGAGCAGCTATTGGTGTAGACTCTATTGCTCATAAAAGTGCAAAAACTGAAAATACTATAGCAGTAGTTGCAAATGGCTTAGATATTAGATACCCTGCAATAAATGAAAAACTTATTAAAGAAATCGAAAAAAGAGGTTTAATGCTAAGTGCCTACAAACAAGGAGAAAAAGCCAGAAACTACACTTTTGTTTTAAGAAATGAAATAGTTGTTGCATTAGGAGAAATTTTAATAGTAACCCATGCAGATGAAAAAAGTGGAACACTTAGTTCAATAAACTATGCTTTAGAGATGGGAAAAAAAGTTTATACTATTCCTCAAAGATTAGATGAAAGTAAAGGTATTTTAAACTATTTAAAAAAAGGTTTAATAACTCCAATTTATAATCTTGAAGAATTTCTAAATACTTTTGGAGATAAAAAAGAAACTACAAATGAACTAGAGTTATATTTAAAAAGTTTTCCTAGCTATGAAGAAGCCGTAAAAAAATATTCAAATAAAATTTTAGAACTTGAGCTTGAGGGTAAAATTATAATAGAAAATGGTCATATAAAACCACTTTCATAA
- the nhaA gene encoding Na+/H+ antiporter NhaA, producing the protein MKILVKKFMKSESTSGLILIFVTIFALILRNSDFSGFYTTFLHTPITFKVGDILDIDKPLILWINDGLMAIFFLLIGLEIKRELLAGHLSSASKIALPAIAALGGMVVPATIFIMFNYGDDFALRGWAIPTATDIAFALGILSLLGKRVPVSLKIFLMALAIFDDLGAILIIAIFYTSDLSFHAISLAAICILFLVIFNRFHVTKLGFYAIVGFLLWIFVLKSGVHATLAGIIVAFTIPLNAINEKRKRVSPAKSLEHHIHYWVAFYILPLFAFVNAGIDLSDMSFSKISTGVSMGVILGLFIGKQVGVFLFTYLAVKYKLASLPKCTTWMQIYGVAVLTGIGFTMSLFINSLAYNETDVFFYTDKLGILIGSFLSGVIGYLILRFAKTKKLCR; encoded by the coding sequence ATGAAAATACTTGTTAAAAAGTTTATGAAAAGTGAATCCACATCAGGATTAATTTTAATATTTGTTACAATTTTTGCTTTAATTTTAAGAAACTCTGATTTTTCAGGTTTTTATACTACATTTTTACATACTCCAATTACTTTTAAAGTGGGAGATATATTAGATATTGATAAGCCTTTGATTTTATGGATAAATGATGGCTTAATGGCAATTTTCTTTTTATTGATTGGCCTAGAAATAAAAAGAGAACTCTTAGCAGGGCATTTGTCCTCTGCTTCAAAAATAGCTCTCCCTGCAATTGCTGCCCTTGGAGGAATGGTTGTTCCTGCAACAATTTTTATTATGTTTAATTATGGAGATGATTTTGCTTTAAGGGGTTGGGCAATTCCAACAGCTACTGATATTGCTTTTGCTTTAGGTATTCTTTCTTTACTTGGAAAGCGAGTTCCTGTATCTTTGAAAATATTTTTAATGGCTCTTGCTATATTTGATGATTTAGGAGCAATATTAATAATAGCAATTTTTTACACTTCTGACTTATCTTTTCATGCAATATCTCTTGCTGCAATATGTATTTTATTTTTAGTGATTTTTAATAGGTTTCATGTGACAAAATTAGGCTTTTATGCAATTGTTGGTTTTCTTCTTTGGATATTTGTTTTAAAATCTGGAGTTCATGCAACATTGGCTGGAATTATTGTTGCATTTACAATTCCTTTAAATGCAATAAATGAGAAGAGAAAAAGAGTTTCTCCTGCAAAATCTTTAGAACATCATATTCATTATTGGGTAGCCTTTTATATTTTGCCTTTATTTGCTTTTGTAAATGCAGGAATAGATTTAAGTGACATGTCTTTTAGTAAAATTTCCACAGGAGTTTCTATGGGAGTTATTTTAGGACTTTTTATAGGAAAACAAGTTGGAGTATTTCTTTTTACTTATTTAGCTGTTAAATACAAACTTGCAAGTCTACCTAAGTGTACAACATGGATGCAGATTTATGGAGTTGCTGTACTAACAGGAATAGGTTTTACTATGAGTTTATTTATTAATTCCTTAGCTTATAATGAAACAGATGTTTTTTTCTATACAGATAAGTTAGGTATTTTAATTGGTTCTTTTCTTTCTGGTGTTATTGGATATTTGATTTTAAGATTTGCTAAGACAAAAAAGCTTTGTAGGTAA